The DNA window GATCTCCTGGTCTGCGTCCAGGTCGGGGATCCCGATCCCCTGGGCATGCGCAAAGTGCAGGGTCCGGTGGACGAAGTTTCCGAAGGTGTTCACCAGTTCGTTGTTGACCCGATCGGCGAAGGCCTGCCACGAGAAGTTCAGTTCCTTGGTGTGGCTGGTGTAGGCGAGCAGGTAATACCGGAGGTAATCGGCCGGCAGACCGAGGTCCAGGTAGTCATCGTTGGTCCAGACCACGTATCCCCGTGACTTGGAGAACTTGTGGTCGTCGATCTTCAGCATCCCGCTCGCCACGATTGCAGATGGCACGCCATATCCGGCACCCTTCAGCAGGGCCGGCCAGAAGATGCAGTGGTGATAGGTGATGTCGCCGCCGATGAAGTGGGTGATCTCCCCGTCTCCACACCAGAACTCGCGCCAGTCGCGCCCATGGGCGGCCGCCCACTCCTCGGTGAAGGCGATGTACCCGACCGGGGCGTCCACCCAGACGTAGACGACGAGGTCGTCCCGTCCAGGGAACTTGACACCCCAGTCCAGCGTTCTGGTGATGCACCAGTCATGCAGGTCGTCATTGACCCAGCCCAGTGCGTAGTTTTTTGCGTTGTCGGTACCCCTGACCCCTTTCAGAAACGTGCCCAGGAACTCTTTAAACGCGCTCAGTTTAAAGAAAAAATGCTCCTGACTCCGCAGTTCTGCTCTGGTCCCGCAGACCTTGCAGACCGGGTCTCTGATCTCACCCGGTTCGAGGTGCTTGCCGCACCCCTGGTCGCACTCGTCGCCGCGTGCTACAGCCCCGCAGTGCGGACAGATCCCCTCCACATACCGGTCCGGGAGGAACCTGCTGCAGGTGGTACAGTAACTCTGGCTGACCGTCGCCGAGTAGATGTATCCCTTATCGATCAGTCTCTGCATCATCTCCCTGGTCCGGTGATGGTTCGCCTTGCCATCGGTCATTCCGAACCGGTCGAATCGGATTCCCATCTTGATGAACGTCTCTTCAAAGTGATGATGATACTTCAGGGAGAGCTCCTTTGGTGTGACCCCCTGCTCTTCGGCACTGACGACGATCGGAGTGCCGTGGTTGTCTGAACCGCAGACAAAGACCACCTCTTCTCCACGGTGGCGGAGGTACCGGACATACATATCCCCGGGCACATAGGTCCGGAGGTGGCCCAGGTGGCAGGGTCCGTTGGTGTACGGCAGTCCACAGGTCACCAGTATGGGTCCTTTACTCATGATACACTATTAGTGGATGATGGCATAAATAGGTACAATATATGGCAGGAATGGTGCGAATACAGACGAGATCGCTGGGTTCTGAGGTGGAGACCCCTGACCTTGCCACGCTCTCGACCTGGGTGTCAGAGCGGCCGGTCGGGAGGGAGGCTGATCTGATCACCTATAAACTCGAATCCTCGTTGCGGCCTCAGATCCTGGCCGGGATCGATCACCCCTCGGCAGGTGGCCGTTTTTATGCAGAACGGGTCCTCTCTTCGTTAAAAGGAATCACCGACAGGGTGGTTCAGGAGGAGGTGTACGCGGATCCTGCAGAGGTCCGCATGGATGCAACCATCATCACCGGGTTGTACCGGGGTGGCTGGTGCGCCCTTCCCGGTTTATCTGAATTGGGACTGACCGATCCCGACCACTGCTACCGGGACGATGATGAGTTCGTGGAAGCACTGACCGGGGTCTACCGGGAACTGATGCGGGCGATGCGGGACGCCGGGGTGGGCGGTCACTTGGTTCACTGCGGCAGAGATCTGACCGAGTCCGAGGCTGACGGCCTGGCCGGGGGAAAGACCCTCCTCTTCATCGAACACCCCGACCCTGCAGCCCTCCGCCTCCTCCTCGAACACCAGCCTGTGATCGCGATCCCGCCTGCAGATCTGCCGGTTCTGGTCGATCTGATGGAGGAGTTTACAGTACGTCAGGTGATCCTGATAGACCCATCATCTGCCGACCTGACCCGTGCCCTCGGGGAGATGGATGCCGACCACCTGGCATCGGGCGGGTACTGCAGCAGCGGGGACTGCGAAGGCTACTGGAAGGAACGGATTGCGCAGTCTACTGTCCCTGCCCATCCCCGACCGTCCTGATCGCCCCGGCGATCGCGGTTTTGACAGCTGGGTCGGTCTCCCTCTCTGCTGCTCGGTGCAGTGCCGTTCTGGCCTGTTCGTCCCCTCTTCCAACCGCCCCAAGTGCGGTTGCTGCGGACCGCCTGACAAACTCGTTGTTGTCGGAGAGGGCATGGATCAATGAACTGATCTCTTCTGGCCCTCCGATTCTGCCGAGCCCCTTTGCTGCCATGTATCGA is part of the Methanosphaerula palustris E1-9c genome and encodes:
- the metG gene encoding methionine--tRNA ligase, producing the protein MSKGPILVTCGLPYTNGPCHLGHLRTYVPGDMYVRYLRHRGEEVVFVCGSDNHGTPIVVSAEEQGVTPKELSLKYHHHFEETFIKMGIRFDRFGMTDGKANHHRTREMMQRLIDKGYIYSATVSQSYCTTCSRFLPDRYVEGICPHCGAVARGDECDQGCGKHLEPGEIRDPVCKVCGTRAELRSQEHFFFKLSAFKEFLGTFLKGVRGTDNAKNYALGWVNDDLHDWCITRTLDWGVKFPGRDDLVVYVWVDAPVGYIAFTEEWAAAHGRDWREFWCGDGEITHFIGGDITYHHCIFWPALLKGAGYGVPSAIVASGMLKIDDHKFSKSRGYVVWTNDDYLDLGLPADYLRYYLLAYTSHTKELNFSWQAFADRVNNELVNTFGNFVHRTLHFAHAQGIGIPDLDADQEILQRIDETIAAVDTAMDAFEFKNAVDAVMTLAAFGNNYIQTAAPWKLIKTDRPAAVQVIRNCLQLVRALALLIDPTMPETASKIWMMLGETDQVRDHRTSEATEPLTAGELAPPTTLFARMEEKEVATLEKTLMMRVEEAEKRGQPTEELISIDEFGKMKLIVGTVISAEKIPKSSKLLKLIVDLGSERRQIVSGIAKFYDPEHLVGSSVVVIANLQPVTIFGVESRGMILAAGDNAALLTPNQAVEPGTPIR